A single region of the Lathamus discolor isolate bLatDis1 chromosome 13, bLatDis1.hap1, whole genome shotgun sequence genome encodes:
- the GALR2 gene encoding LOW QUALITY PROTEIN: galanin receptor type 2 (The sequence of the model RefSeq protein was modified relative to this genomic sequence to represent the inferred CDS: inserted 1 base in 1 codon), with translation MEAPKAQTRRVYRWEKGGIRKSTRLWVPGSLRGAHPGCPSPFPGSRYRKTFYSPHPLSKPAPAGPLCPLCGLVPAAVARGRDLSRLQKEPGRSGSPGAAPRSGKNSAEPSRAATGRKGREGHRAPLHPLSVYPVPTLPCIPAPAPCSPAVNSSAAGWQPGAVLIPLAYLLIFLIGTLGSCLVLAELRSAQVKNTTSLFILSLGVADLCFILFCVPFQATIYTVQGWVFGPFTCEAVHFFIFLTMYAGSCTLATVSLDRYLAIRYPLPSRELRTPQNALTAICFIXRASFIFSGPYLSYYEELQLANLTVCHPTWETSQRKVMGICTFIFSYIIPGLTLSLTYMHTIYYLWRSMGPLQDMSEAKKAKGKVTRMIIIVAVLFCLCWLPHHLLILCVWFGYFPLNHATYVLRILSHLISYTSSCVNPIVYALVSKPFCKGFKKILICLQHQEPAHKGLVAPVTNTVSTLEAELSEVTHGGRSSLPGTGPAQPWGKAELVGQQQEADGFCITFSVT, from the exons ATGGAAGCTCCGAAGGCACAAACCAGGCGGGTTTACAGGTGGGAGAAG ggagggatAAGGAAAAGCACCCGGCTTTGGGTGCCCGGGTCCCTTCGTGGTGCCCACCccggctgccccagccccttcccGGGGTCGCGGTACCGAAAGACATTTTACAGCCCGCACCCCCTGAGCAAACCGGCCCCGGCCGGGCCCCTCTGCCCGCTCTGCGGGCTGGTTCCTGCAGCCGTCGCTCGGGGCCGGGATTTATCCCGGCTGCAAAAGGAGCCGGGCAGGAGCGGCAGCCCCGGAGCCGCCCCCCGCAGCGGGAAGAACAgcgccgagccgagccgagcggCCAccgggaggaagggaagggaagggcacCGGGCCCCCCTGCACCCCCTTTCCGTGTATCCCG TCCCCACTCTCCCGTGCatcccggcccccgccccgtGCTCTCCAGCCGTGAACAGCTCGGCCGCGGGCTGGCAGCCCGGGGCAGTGCTCATCCCGCTCGCCTacctcctcatcttcctcatcgGCACCCTGGGCAGTTGCCTGGTCCTGGCCGAGCTGCGCAGCGCGCAGGTGAAGAACACCACCAGCCTCTTCATCCTCAGCCTGGGGGTGGCCGACCTCTGCTTCATCCTCTTCTGCGTCCCCTTCCAAGCCACCATCTACACCGTGCAAGGGTGGGTGTTTGGGCCCTTCACGTGCGAGGCCGTCCACTTCTTCATCTTCCTCACCATGTACGCCGGCAGCTGCACCCTGGCCACTGTCTCCCTTGACAG GTACCTGGCCATCCGCTACCCCCTGCCCTCACGGGAGCTGAGGACACCCCAGAATGCCCTCACTGCCATCTGCTTCA TGCGGGCTTCCTTCATCTTCTCGGGCCCTTACCTCAGCTACTACGAGGAGCTCCAGCTGGCCAACCTGACCGTCTGCCACCCCACCTGGGAGACCTCCCAGCGCAAGGTCATGGGCATCTGCACCTTCATCTTCAGCTACATCATCCCAGGGCTGACCCTGAGCCTCACCTACATGCACACTATTTACTACCTGTGGAGGTCCATGGGCCCTCTCCAAGACATGTCAGAGGCCAAGAAGGCCAAGGGGAAGGTCACCAGGATGATCATCATTGTAGCTGTCCTGTTCTGCCTCTGttggctgccccatcacctGCTCATCCTCTGCGTCTGGTTCGGGTACTTCCCCCTCAATCACGCCACGTACGTGCTCCGCATCCTCTCGCATCTCATCTCTTACACCAGCTCCTGCGTGAACCCCATCGTCTACGCCCTGGTCTCCAAGCCCTTCTGCAAGGGCTTCAAGAAGATCCTCATCTGCCTCCAGCACCAGGAGCCAGCCCACAAGGGGCTCGTGGCCCCGGTGACGAACACGGTCAGCACGCTGGAGGCAGAGCTCAGCGAGGTGACCCACGGCGGCCGCTCCTCCCTGCCTGGCACgggcccagcccagccctgggggAAAGCGGAGCTGGtgggacagcagcaggaagctgaTGGCTTCTGCATCACCTTCAGCGTCACCTAG
- the SRP68 gene encoding signal recognition particle subunit SRP68: MGLSSALPWDALGSEGATKGAGMEVGRGVSPGGARSGGCVRILLPPRIPVGTSAALQPRSSAVPSAPALAALPMASERASPAPAHDAARRRRRPGHKMAAERQGGRGGGGGVAEENKENERPAGPQAGGLGDSLGLEILQIVKESQQQHGLRHGDFQRYRGYCSRRLRRLRKTLNFKMGNRHKFTGKKVTEEILSDNRYLLLILMDAERAWSYAMQLKQEANTEPRKRFHLLSRLRKAVKHAEELERLCESNRVDAKTKLEAQAYMAYLTGMLRFEHQEWKAAMEAFNKCKTIYEKLANAFTEEQAVLYNQRVEEISPNIRYCAYNIGDQSAMNELMQMRLRSGGTEGLLAEKLEALITQTRAKQAATMSEVEWRGRTVPVKIDKVRIFLLGLADNEAAIAQAENEETKERLFESLLSECRDAIQAVREELKPDQKQREHSLENDSGKVSNIQYLHSYLTYIKLSTAIRRNESMAKSLQKALLQQQRSEEDGKRTPRPQDLIRLYDIILQNLVELTQLPGLEEDKNFQKEIGLKTLVYKAYRCFFIAQSYVLVKKWSEALVLYERVLKYAREVQSGAGAYTNSLKELPDVQDLITQVNAEKYSLQASAILDANDTHETESPSQVKDGKPLSERFETFCLDPSLVSKQVSLVHFPPGFQPIPCKPLFFDLALNHVAFPPLEDKVEQKAKSGLTGYIKGIFGFKS, encoded by the exons ATGGGCCTGTCCTCAGCCCTtccctgggatgctctgggcAGCGAAGGTGCCACCAAAGGAGCAGGAATGGAGGTGGGGAGGGGCGTCAGCCCCGGGGGGGCCCGATCCGGGGGATGCGTCCGGATCCTGCTTCCCCCGCGCATCCCGGTGGGTACCAGCGCCGCCCTCCAGCCCCGGTCCTCCGCTGTCCCATCGGCCCCCGCGCTGGCCGCGCTACCCATGGCATCGGAGCGCGCCTCTCCTGCCCCGGCCCATGAtgcagcgcggcggcggcggcggcccgggCACAAGATGGCGGCGGAGCGGCAGGGTGgccgaggcggcggcggcggcgtgGCGGAGGAGAACAAGGAGAACGAGAGGCCGGCGGGGCCGCAGGCCGGGGGCCTCGGCGACAGCCTGGGCCTGGAGA TCCTGCAGATCGTGAAGGAgtctcagcagcagcacggtTTACGACATGGAGACTTCCAGAGGTACAG GGGTTACTGCTCCCGTAGGCTGAGGCGGCTCCGGAAAACTCTCAACTTCAAGATGGGAAACAGGCACAAGTTCACTGGGAAGAAAGTAACCGAAGAGATTCTCTCAGACAACAG GTATTTGCTGTTGATCCTGATGGATGCAGAGAGAGCCTGGAGTTATGCCATGCAGCTGAAACAGGAAGCAAACACAGAGCCCCGCAAGCGGTTCCACTTGCTGTCTCGCCTGCGCAAAGCTGTGAAACAtgctgaggagctggagagACTCTGTGAAAGTAACCGAGTGGATGCCAAGACAAAGCTGGAAGCTCAG GCATACATGGCTTACCTCACAGGGATGCTTCGTTTTGAACACCAGGAGTGGAAGGCAGCAATGGAGGCTTTCAACAAATGCAA GACTATATATGAGAAACTGGCCAATGCTTTCACAGAGGAGCAAGCTGTGCTGTACAACCAGCGTGTGGAAGAGATCTCACCCAACATTCGCTACTGTGCCTATAACATTG GTGACCAGTCTGCCATGAATGAGTTAATGCAGATGAGGCTGAGGTCTGGTGGCACAGAAGGCCTTCTTGCAGAAAAACTGGAG GCATTGATTACTCAAACTCGAGCAAAGCAGGCAGCCACGATGAGTgaggtggagtggagaggaAGAACTGTTCCAGTGAAGATAGACAAAGTGAGGATCTTCTTGCTGGGACTGGCTGACAACGAAGCAGCAATTGCTCAG GCAGAAAATGAGGAGACAAAGGAGCGTTTGTTTGAGTCTTTACTCAGTGAGTGTAGAGATGCCATCCAGGCTGTCCGGGAAGAGCTGAAACCAGACCAG aagcagcGGGAGCACTCTCTGGAAAATGATTCTGGGAAGGTGTCCAACATCCAGTACTTACACAG tTATTTGACCTACATCAAGCTGTCAACAGCCATCAGGCGCAACGAGAGCATGGCAAAGTCTCTGCAGAaggccctgctgcagcagcagcggtCAGAAGAGGATGGCAAACGCACACCACGGCCTCAGGACCTGATCAGGCTTTATGATATCATTCTGCAG AACCTTGTGGAACTGACACAGCTTCCTGGCCTAGAAGAGGACAAGAACTTCCAAAAAGAGATTGGATTGAAGACACTTGTGTACAAGGCTTACAG GTGTTTCTTCATTGCCCAGTCCTATGTCCTGGTGAAGAAATGGAGTGAAGCTCTTGTTTTGTATGAAAGAGTGCTAAAATATGCCCGTGAAGTTCAGTCAGGAGCTGGAGCTTACACGAACAGCTTGAAG GAGTTGCCTGATGTTCAGGATCTGATCACTCAAGTCAATGCTGAAAAGTACTCATTGCAAGCATCAGCTATACTGG ATGCAAATGATACTCACGAGACTGAGTCTCCATCACAGGTCAAGGATGGCAAG CCCCTCTCAGAACGGTTTGAGACTTTCTGTCTGGATCCTTCTCTTGTCAGCAAGCAAGTCAGCCTCGTGCACTTCCCTCCAGGCTTCCAGCCCATTCCATGCAAACCCTTGTTCTTCGACCTGGCCCTTAATCATGTTGCTTTCCCACCTTTGGAGGACAAGGTGGAGCAGAAAGCCAAGAGTGGCCTCACTGGATATATAAAGGGCATCTTTGGATTCAAAAGTTAA